The nucleotide window TTcaatattaaaaacaaaaacatagaaaaataAATTGTGTCATTCCAGGATCATAAGAAGAATAAAAGTACAGGTATATCACAACGATCCCTATGTTTTGGAACAAAGCAATGTTATTATTGTCATCATAGTGTCTGAGAAAACCACCAAAAACGAAATTTTAGTTTCGAAAAATCGTACCTTCAACAGGCTTGACCTTACGGGCATACAACAACTCCTCATAGACACCCAAGTGCATTTCATCTAAAGAATCTGGCTTTCTCCCTCTACCATGAACTACAGGTTCCAAACCCTGAATGCGAAAACAGACGAATCTAtaagtacccaaaaaaaaaaaaaaaaggacagaaTATGATACATTAGTCTGAGATAAAATTCTGGAATACCAAAGAAACAACTTGAATCATTCTACATCAAAACACGACCTGATTATACTTGTAAAACTAGCACCCAAGTATTTCCACAAGTCGACATAATACCTCAAAATAACAGCAACTTTCATAAACTAGTTCAAGCAAgtaagaaacagagagagaggaacAAGAGCTCTCACTTCAATCTTGGACATCCCGTCTCCCAAAAAAGCACAGGCTTCCTTGACATGGGCAATGTAATAGGTGTCACACAACCCGCAACGACTGCCCaaacacaacaacaacaacaaaaaggtTCAAACTTGAAGTGAAGTTTGACAAAAATAGAGAGAGACCCTTTTTGGAAACAGACCTGCAATGGTCTTTAGCTGGGTAAGTGCCACCAGGGGGAATGGGTTTGGAGCGTTGTCTCCAGTCCTCTCTAAGCTTCAGTGACTTTGAGTTGGGTTTACCTTGTGTTCCtttagatgaagatgaagatgaagatgaagatgaggaaACGATGGAGAGTGGGAGAGGAATTGAAGAAAGAGAATACATTGTGAGAGTGAATAACGACTCTCTGAATTATGCTCAGCCTCTCTATGCACCACATGTTACTTCTTCTGTTTTCTTGTTCCTCTATTCGTACAAAACGAGTTGATCCATTTGAGGTCCGGCCCAACTTTGCGGTCCGGCCCGTTtgtattttattctttttatgatATGCTTTTCCTGCAGAAGGTTTTCGTCGGTAAGGCCTCAGTTGCTCTTTTTACTAGGCTTCACTATTGGTGAATTGAGGAGGAATTTGGAAGTTCCATATCAAccactttttcaattttttcataGTTTTGTTTTTTAACCATACTAACTATTTTCGATggttttattatgattttgtatgTCTTAATTTTAATGGTGTTGTAGGTACTTCATATTTTAGTGATGTCTTTGACAAAAATTTTGGACTTCTGTTTATATATAGGCTAGCCTTTGACCCGTGTTTTtacccagaaaaataaaaagttattttgtTTGGATATTCTACTCTCACCCTCATAAACAGGGAAGGCAACTGATTTTTGGTTGTCATAAATAGTTTCTAAGATCTTTTTCTTCTGGATGGGAATGCGAGAGTTTCTTGGAATCACCACATTCATGTAATCCTTGAAGTTGTGAGGGTCAGTAGTATCAGTACAGTCCACTCCAAGTGAGAGAGGGGTGACATCCAAGAGAGTGAAGTCTTGTAGTTTCCCATGCAAGTTCCCACCTGTCAAGACTGCAGCTTGAACAGCTTGCCTCATCAGGATTTATGCTCTTGCACAGCTCCTTCCCCTTGAACACATTCTGTAGCAGTTGTTGCACCTTGGGAATTCTAGAAGAGCCACCAGCAAGAACGACATCATGGACACTACCAACGTCCATTTTGGCATCCTCCAAACACTTCTCCACAGGCTCCATACACTTATTAAAGAAATCAAGGTTGAGCTGTTCAAATTTGGCACGAGTAAAAGTCACACAGAAATCAATACCTTGATGCAAACATTCAATTTCGATGTCAGTTGTAGTTGTAAATGAAAGTCTCCTCTTTGCCTTTTCACATGCATTTCTTAACCTCCTAAGAGTTCTGCTGTTTCCACTGACATCAAAATTGTGCTTCCTCTTAAATTCCACAACACAGTAATTCACCATTTTGGTATCGAAGTCCTCACCTCCAAGATGAGTATCTCCAGCAGTGGCTTTCACTTCAAAGACACCATCACCTATTGTAAGTAGTGACACATCTAAAGTACCCCCACCCAAATCAAATATGAGTACATTTCTCTTGCTATACCAACCAGCCTTCTTGTCCAGGCCATAAGCAATGGCTGCTGCAGTTGGTTCATTGATGATACGCATCACATTTAGACCTGCAGTAATACCAGCTTTTTTTGTTGCCTCACGCTGTGAATTATTGAAGTAAGCAGGGACCGTGATCACTGCATTCTTCACAGTTGATCCAAGATAGGCTTCAGCAATCTCCCGCATTTTTGCAAGAACCATACTTGATATCTCTTCAGCAGAGAGTGAAGCTTTCTTATTTTGGACTTCTGTTTATATATAGGCTAGCCTTTGACCCGTGGTGTCAGAATTTCATCCCCACCAACATTCTGGAACCAAAATCACAAAACCCCCTACAGAAAATCCAAAATTCCCAACAATCACAGGCCAAAGATTCAATCTTTCTGACAAAAACAGAATGAAAAacatagagagaaaaaaaatgtcagAGAAAGAGACAAGTTACATGGTGTTGTTCATGGAAAGCAAGAGCTTTTGCAAAGACTCCATCTGCTTGAGCAGCACGGCCTCTTGAATGTGGGCAACTCCATTCAAGCCACCACCGTAGTTGGTTGAATCTTGAAGCACCTGATCAAACCCCAACAATAAACTCCCAAATTTAAgagattaaaaaacaaaaagaagagaagagagttggGGTTGTTATAGGAGACCTGCAACCTGAGGATGATGGAGGAGGCGATTCTGAACTGGGAAATCAAGAGAGATTGAAGGCAGGTCTCCATCTCGTCCCAAGGCTTTTTTTCTTATTCATATTTGCTGTCGGTTTGACAGCCATTGGATTGAGGTGGGCTGACGTGGCGGGCTCACATAATTATCCAAGCAGATCCTAGCAATCCTCTTTCTAGCAGAGAAGCCGGATCCAATTTGCACACCCACTTTTACAATCTGCACTCCCTGGGTATTGATTTTACAAAACTGCCCTTATATTTTACCACTCTCTTTCACGCCCAAAACTCCTTTGATCTTTTGATTCTTCTctgtcttcctcctcctctctctctctctctcatcttcctATCAATTGAATTTTTGCTTCTTCCTTATCTCATCTAAATCGATATGCCCAATCATATTTGGGGCTTATTATGCAATTATCAATACTTCCATCTTCTTTCCCGGAAAAACCTTCCGGCAGGCACTTCACACCCGGTGGAATGTTCACCACCACCCAATTGGTCCACGGCACAACCGGGTCTTTCGGATCTGGTGCATCTATGTCCTGCACCACAAGGGCCAGGCTCTTGGTCCCTGGGGGTAAGTTGTACCATTCTACTAGTGGAGAGATGTTCTTCTTGGCTCCTTGGCCTTCTGTGGTGTACTTTCTGGGTAGTTTTCCTTCGTGGTCTATTCCTGGTAAGACCAGTCTGAACTCgtctgaaaatacaaggacagaatatgattttctggaaaacggggattgcagtgcactgatcaatccttactgggcagatatcagaaataacgaaccaaacaccagattttggttacgcagtgaaaacctcaagtatgagattaaaaacactgcggggctcttactcttgagaacccaaaataaagatcatcatattgaaaaggatatgttcttttacaaactttgaatagcactagctcggctataagattcacacaaaatctaatacaaagtttgtcttccttctagaactccttcacttgaacgatcttcaaatcttgttcttctttcttcacagtctccctactgatctcgagagagtattatgcatatgaaactatgatcacaaacacttatacatggaccaagtgttttgactctttgtgaagacacaaactcaaacaaacatgcaagactctatcaaaATTCTTGCCTCTATCGATGTGTCTATAGACCGTGTATATTTTTCTGCTCATATAATAGACCTGCGGCAACTACTCAAAGATGATGCAAAGATTCTATCCTAATTCCCaattaatttggaaagaaacttcccatatatgaactccaacaaatcttaagggaaatcaattaggaagacaagtcctaaaaaccctagggcatCAATACCACGATTTTAATACTCAGAAAAATCTTTTATagacataaatacataaaacctaaaacctactttccaaaatcggactccacataaaactgacagctgactcggggattgcaacacacgttgcaatcccatgcatatgcagatgcaatTACATGTGGCTCTCCGAGATCAGTAAAGGGCTTTGTCatagttttgtatgggaatgccaatacgatatgtacaagaattgtacctacaatctccccctttggcattcctatacaaaacacatTTAATCCATgcaaactccccctcaacaagtacaGGAGAGACATCACAATTCATCATATTTTCCTGAAACACTTATCACACAATTGGTAGAATTCACAAGATAGAATAATGATACCACTGATTAAACATAGCATGTAAATCCAACAGATCACACAACACATTTAACATCATatatttctccccctttttgaataggaatgacaaaggcaaCGTACGTAGCGGAAGCGATAGACACTAGCCCAAGGCGAATCAATCAGAGGAAGATAGTTCAAGTATTAATACTCCCCCTAAATGTGATCATGTTATGAAAGATGCAAtaatgaaatgcaaacacacaatgagtgggttgtatccaaatgctaagaatagatttaattcgcatagcttttccaacaagagcaataccacttaaccataaacaagagtgcaacaaaacaagttcacacgagtgaatggattccgacaatcacaaggtaagatagagagtgatcgagtattctatacctcttgttgtGAATAGTAaacatatctcaagatggggtgtgtaatatttgtggaaacctgAAAAGCAAGGCTCACAGACGAAACACATTTAAGCACATAAACTTTATTCcccccttataacaccgtgtgggcatgattttgaatttttcttttggcctttcacacaaagtaacatttttgctCAAGAAGACTACGACCCATGTAACAAGTATTATGCTAGCAActcccaagtcagatgactttagggtactagatgtaacaaggacatcccaaagagcacatctacttgagtcaatagtttcacaatccaccggggtgaccaaaccattcccatttcttcccaatcctcatatcgttcgtcacgaccgaagcctgtttactttgggaatagcctggccatgctccattaaccaactacatttttttttaaattttttttttttttttttgttatataacAAGGAGCAATCAACAAGAGTAATTTCGTACATGAGCAATGAGAACAAGCCAACCATCAATTAAGACTTACCACCActtagagtatgtgtgcatgtgaggattCAAGGTgtagagaatatgttgttcaagctcacaattacaAAGTGACGTAAGTACAAGTTCAAAACGTGCTAGGCACCTTATTGCACACACATTTAAGGAAAAGAGTATGGCccttgtcaatctaagttcaaaataatctgTCAGACACTCGGGAATACAACCCACTATTTTTCAATCCTACATTTCCAGAAACTGAACCTaacaatgcagaaacttaaGGAAAATGCACCTATACTATCATGAAGACATACACCATGAATacatgcaaaatggatcaaatgaagtgagagtatcaatacttagagcatccaccaacggtgcttctaagtgattcaaattgagATATGTCTAAAGGCCTAGTAAACGAATTAGCCAATTTGTGATCAGTAGGAACACAAGCACgctcaagcatattatcaagattatccATATGAGTAGAAAAACGATTGTTtgaaccttttttaatccagatttgcttctgcttcGTTTTTGTTTCCAGATCCACGGGGATTGAAGCCAGCTTTGCAATCCTGGTGATCAGATTCAGACCCTCTTTCAACTCAGCTTGCAGCGAGGCATGTGAGTTAATACCCATCGTTTTCCTCTTATTTTGAGTAACCCTGCGAAGCATATTGCACCTAGGACGTAtgtgtcctaattttccacaataatgacaagtaggaaCAAAGTTTTTGGAGTTGTGAGTATACCTGGGCTGACAAAGTTTGTCAGGACTTACCTGAGCAACCTTTTTATAGGTTTGAAGGTCCAATTTACGTTCTAGTCTTTTGGGCAATTTGGGACCAGAATCAATGTCTTCTGAAGCATGTGATAGACCCAGCGAATTTTCACCTTCCACACCTTTTACAAAGGTCAAAGGCTTGCATGACTCACcttcaaaccctaacccttcttTGTTGCCGTGAGTTTTACCAAATCCTATCATCTTGGAGACCTTTTCAGACCCTATGGAGAACTTGTTGAAGCTTTCCTTGACTTTAAGCAACTCATCctgcaatttctcattttcaagggTTAGTGAAACATTTAAAGTGGATTGAGCCTTGACTTCAACCTGCAAAACtttaattttattaatgagatcACCATGTTCCTTGTCCCCAACTTCAGACTTAACCTCATCCTGCAAAACTTTTATCTTATCAACAAGGTTAGTACGCTCAACGTTCCATTCTTTTAGAGA belongs to Rosa chinensis cultivar Old Blush chromosome 4, RchiOBHm-V2, whole genome shotgun sequence and includes:
- the LOC112198817 gene encoding heat shock cognate 70 kDa protein, producing KASLSAEEISSMVLAKMREIAEAYLGSTVKNAVITVPAYFNNSQREATKKAGITAGLNVMRIINEPTAAAIAYGLDKKAGWYSKRNVLIFDLGGGTLDVSLLTIGDGVFEVKATAGDTHLGGEDFDTKMVNYCVVEFKRKHNFDVSGNSRTLRRLRNACEKAKRRLSFTTTTDIEIECLHQGIDFCVTFTRAKFEQLNLDFFNKCMEPVEKCLEDAKMDVGSVHDVVLAGGSSRIPKVQQLLQNVFKGKELCKSINPDEASCSSCSLDRWELAWETTRLHSLGCHPSLTWSGLY